The following are encoded in a window of Amaranthus tricolor cultivar Red isolate AtriRed21 chromosome 2, ASM2621246v1, whole genome shotgun sequence genomic DNA:
- the LOC130805248 gene encoding SKP1-like protein 1B, producing MADSENKITLRSNDGETFEIDQAVAMESITIKNMIEDDCASTAIPLPNVTGKILSKVLEYCKKHVDAAAAKSSSEERSSNAIDDELKTWDAEFVKVDQNTLFDLILAANYLNIKSLLDLTCQTVADMIKGKTPEEIRKTFNIKNDFTPEEEEEVRRENQWAFE from the exons atgGCTGATTCTGAGAACAAAATAACCCTTAGATCTAACGATGGCGAGACTTTCGAGATTGATCAAGCAGTTGCAATGGAATCCATAACAATCAAAAACATGATCGAAGATGATTGTGCCAGTACCGCAATTCCTCTTCCGAATGTAACTGGGAAGATCCTATCGAAGGTTCTGGAATATTGCAAAAAGCATGTGGATGCTGCTGCTGCAAAATCTTCTTCTGAAGAAAGATCTTCAAATGCTATCGATGATGAACTTAAGACTTGGGATGCGGAGTTTGTTAAAGTTGATCAAAATACCCTCTTCGATCTCATCTTG GCTGCTAACTACCTGAACATTAAGAGTCTGCTGGACTTGACCTGCCAAACAGTTGCTGACATGATTAAAGGAAAAACCCCCGAGGAAATCAGAAAGACATTCAACATCAAAAATGACTTCACCCCAGAGGAGGAAGAGGAGGTTAGGCGTGAGAACCAGTGGGCTTTCGAATGA
- the LOC130805247 gene encoding serine/threonine-protein phosphatase 7 long form homolog, protein MRQYGLVQGIPPLCDTEPQLHLISRRNQAGANWMEINGRHIARWDHRLELLAQGASIDVVGAPTTPDYMPWFLSITRRWMTPRAILEAAHYAPAAPTMTQFAQGAANVMRYSQEEPVREIAHGMLFGSQFQHFKPEVAPQHSPTTSHTHMACSPSYDYHLEEMDHSYPVDAAGTSQAGPSQPSQYQSPPLPERHANASFYRRRRRRPTQLDRVDEGS, encoded by the exons atgcgccaatatgggttggtacagggcattccaccgctttgtgacactgaaccccagCTGCATCTAATTTCGCGAAGAAATCAAGCTGGGGcaaactggatggagatcaacgggcgccacatcgctcgttgggatcatagacttgagctgctggcacaaggtgcgTCGATCGATGTTGtcggcgcacctactacacctgaCTATATGccatggttcctctccatcacgcgccgatggatgacaccacgtgccatcttggaagcagcacattacgcacctgctgcgcctacaatgacccaattt gcacaaggtgcggcaaacgtgatgcggtacagccaggaggagccggtgagggagattgcgcatggcatgctcttcggctcgcagttccagcacttcaaaCCGGAAGTCGCTCCACAGCACTCACCGACTACCTCCCATACGCACATGGCATGCTCTCCTTcttatgactaccatttggaggagatggatcaTTCATATCCCGTTGATgctgcggggacctcgcaggctgggccatcacagccatcacagtaccagtcccctccactgccagagcgtCACGCGAACGCCTCTTTTtatcgtaggaggcgaaggagaccaactcagttggatagggtagatgagggttcgtga
- the LOC130805246 gene encoding glycerate dehydrogenase HPR, peroxisomal, which produces MAKPVSIEVYNPNGKYRVISTKPMPGTRWINLLVEQDVRLEICTEKKTILSVEDIIALIGNKCDGVIGQLTEDWGETLFSALSRAGGKAFSNMAVGYNNVDVKAATKYGIAVGNTPGVLTETTAELAASLSLAASRRIVEADEFMRAGLYDGWLPHLFVGNLLKGQTVGVIGAGRIGSAYARMMVEGFKMNLIYFDLYQSTRLEKFVTAYGEFLKANGEQPVTWKRASSMDEVLQQADLISLHPVLDKTTYHLVNKERLSMMKKEAILINCSRGPVIDEVALVEHLKANPMFRVGLDVFEDEPFMKPGLADMKNAIVVPHIASASKWTREGMATLAALNVLGKIKGYPVWSDPNRVEPFLNENAPPPQASPSIVNAKALSLPVSKL; this is translated from the exons ATGGCAAAGCCAGTTTCAATTGAAGTGTATAATCCCAATGGAAAATACAGAGTTATCAGCACAAAACCCATGCCCGGTACTAGGTGGATCAATCTCTTAGTTGAGCAAGATGTTAGACTTGAG ATTTGTACTGAGAAGAAAACCATCTTATCTGTTGAGGATATTattgctttgattggaaataaGTGTGATGGGGTGATTGGACAG TTGACTGAGGATTGGGGAGAGACTTTGTTCTCTGCATTGAGCAGGGCAGGTGGTAAAGCTTTCAGTAACATGGCTGTTGGTTACAATAATGTTGATGTTAAAGCTGCCACTAAGTATGGTATTGCTGTTGGAAACACTCCT GGAGTCCTCACGGAGACTACAGCAGAACTAGCAGCGTCACTGTCCTTAGCAGCCTCACGAAGGATAGTTGAAGCAGATGAGTTTATGAGGGCTGGTCTGTATGACGGGTGGCTTCCTCACTT GTTTGTTGGAAACTTGCTTAAAGGGCAAACTGTTGGTGTGATTGGAGCTGGTCGTATTGGGTCTGCTTATGCCAGAATGATG GTTGAGGGATTTAAAATGAATCTCATTTACTTTGATCTGTACCAATCAACTCGCCTTGAAAAGTTTGTTACTG CTTACGGTGAATTTCTGAAGGCTAATGGTGAGCAACCTGTCACTTGGAAAAGAGCATCAAGTATGGATGAAGTACTTCAACAGGCTGATCTT ATAAGTTTACACCCTGTATTGGATAAAACAACATATCATCTTGTCAACAAAGAGAGACTCTCAATGATGAAAAAG GAAGCAATTCTCATTAACTGCAGTAGAGGTCCGGTCATTGATGAAGTAGCtcttgttgaacatttgaaagcAAACCCCATGTTTCGTGTTGGTCTTGATGTCTTTGAG GATGAGCCATTCATGAAACCAGGTCTTGCTGACATGAAGAATGCGATTGTGGTACCACACATTGCATCAGCTTCTAAG TGGACACGTGAAGGAATGGCTACTCTGGCAGCTCTGAACGTTCTG GGGAAGATTAAAGGATACCCTGTGTGGTCTGACCCGAATCGTGTTGAGCCATTCTTGAATGAGAACGCTCCTCCTCCTCAAGCTAGCCCGAGCATTGTCAATGCTAAAGCTTTAA GTTTACCTGTTTCAAAGCTGTAG